The following coding sequences lie in one Panicum virgatum strain AP13 chromosome 6N, P.virgatum_v5, whole genome shotgun sequence genomic window:
- the LOC120678507 gene encoding fasciclin-like arabinogalactan protein 2, translated as MDLMRPLAVVVALLAVWAAAAEGFDILQILGKQDEFSQFCKLLNETHLAGDINRDRTITVLAVANGDMGHLTSGHYSLGTIRHILELHVVADYYDEKKLKQLSHGATAASTLFQRSGFAPGMAGYVNITQHRGGKVTFIVDDAADSVKPVTFVKQIESHRYDYSVLQVSSVLSSPEAEAPVAPPAPVNLTDLLSKKYCKSFAGLLAADAKAFDTINGTKDTALTLFCPVDAAVAAFLPKFKNLTAKAKTAILLYHAVPDYYSMQFLKSNKGEVTTLATTSVAKKDYTYEAQTEADTVTLDTTVTTSTIQATVRDDDPLAIYAVSKFLQPKELFKSKTKDLAPAPAPEGAKKKTKKKPGSTSTAAAPSGDEAADGPAADDSADDAADKAGAAPSPLVRWVTAVATVAAVLALVA; from the exons ATGGACCTTATGAGGCCGCTGGCCGTGGTGGTGGCGCTGCTGGCCGTgtgggccgccgcggcggaggggttCGACATCCTCCAGATCCTGGGCAAGCAGGACGAGTTCTCGCAGTTCTGCAAGCTGCTCAACGAGACGCACCTAGCCGGCGACATCAACCGAGACCGCACTATCACCGTGCTCGCCGTGGCCAACGGCGACATGGGACACCTCACCAGCGGCCACTACTCGCTCGGGACCATCCGCCACATCCTCGAGCTGCACGTCGTCGCCGACTACTACGACGAGAAGAAGCTCAAGCAGCTGTCgcacggcgccaccgccgcatcCACCTTGTTCCAG CGATCCGGGTTTGCCCCCGGCATGGCAGGTTACGTCAACATAACGCAGCACCGCGGCGGCAAGGTGACATTTATCGTCGATGACGCAGCCGACTCCGTGAAGCCGGTCACCTTTGTCAAGCAGATCGAGAGCCACCGCTACGATTACTCGGTGCTCCAGGTCAGCAGTGTGCTCTCCTCGCCGGAGGCCGAGGCGCCCGTGGCCCCGCCGGCTCCCGTCAACCTCACCGACCTCCTCTCCAAGAAGTACTGCAAGAGCTTCGCGGGCCTTCTTGCTGCCGACGCTAAGGCCTTCGACACCATCAACGGAACCAAGGACACCGCGCTGACGCTCTTTTGCCCtgtcgacgccgccgtggccgccttcTTGCCCAAGTTCAAGAACCTGACGGCCAAGGCCAAGACGGCCATCCTGCTCTACCACGCCGTGCCGGACTACTACTCCATGCAGTTCCTCAAGTCCAATAAAGGCGAGGTGACCACGCTCGCCACCACCAGCGTCGCCAAGAAGGACTACACCTACGAAGCGCAGACCGAGGCTGACACCGTCACGCTCGACACCACGGTCACCACCTCTACCATCCAGGCCACCGTCAGGGACGACGACCCGCTCGCCATCTACGCCGTCTCCAAGTTCCTGCAGCCCAAGGAGCTGTTTAAGTCCAAAACCAAGGACctcgcgccggcgcccgcgccagAGGGGGCcaagaagaagaccaagaagaagCCCGGCAGCACCTCGACGGCTGCCGCGCCCTCAGGCGACGAAGCCGCGGACGGCCCGGCTGCCGACGACTCAGCTGACGACGCTGCGGACaaggccggcgccgcgccgtctCCGCTCGTCCGGTGGGTCACCGCGGTTGCGACGGTGGCAGCCGTGCTGGCGCTGGTGGCCTAA